The Bryobacteraceae bacterium genome includes a window with the following:
- the nadK gene encoding NAD kinase, with protein sequence MDSIRTVGIIAKPDVPHAAGLLASLLDWLGQQGVACRLDPVAAAYVGGSVASVPREEIAEGCQLIIVLGGDGTLLAAARAIAGRDIPLFAVNLGGLGFLTTISTSELFPELERTLRGESRIARRRLLSCEVQRGGAIVSRYTALNDMVVTKAHIARMIDLVAYVDAHLVCRYKADGLIVSTPTGSTAYSLSAGGPIIFPSVGAFCITPICPHTLTNRPVIVPDASVIRVVNSAADNDAYLTIDGQVGEPLRRDDCIVCRASPHSLSLVRPPRMLFFDVLRQKLKWGER encoded by the coding sequence ATGGATTCGATCCGCACGGTCGGCATCATCGCCAAGCCTGACGTGCCTCATGCCGCCGGGCTGCTGGCTTCGCTGCTCGACTGGCTCGGGCAACAGGGAGTGGCCTGCCGCCTCGATCCCGTCGCCGCCGCCTATGTCGGCGGCAGCGTTGCGTCCGTGCCGCGGGAGGAAATCGCCGAAGGCTGCCAGCTCATCATCGTGCTGGGCGGCGATGGCACCCTGCTGGCAGCCGCGCGCGCCATCGCGGGGCGCGACATCCCTCTGTTCGCCGTCAACCTCGGCGGATTGGGCTTTCTCACCACCATCTCCACCAGCGAGCTGTTCCCTGAACTCGAGCGCACGCTGCGCGGCGAGAGCCGCATCGCCCGCCGCCGCCTGCTGTCCTGCGAGGTCCAGCGCGGCGGCGCCATCGTGTCCCGCTACACCGCCCTCAACGACATGGTCGTCACCAAGGCGCACATCGCCCGCATGATCGACCTCGTGGCCTATGTCGACGCCCACCTCGTCTGCCGCTACAAAGCCGACGGCCTCATCGTCTCTACGCCCACCGGCTCCACGGCGTATTCGCTGAGCGCCGGCGGGCCGATCATCTTTCCCAGCGTCGGCGCCTTCTGCATCACGCCGATCTGTCCGCACACGCTCACCAACCGTCCCGTCATCGTTCCGGATGCCAGCGTGATCCGCGTCGTCAATTCCGCCGCCGACAACGACGCCTACCTCACCATCGACGGGCAGGTCGGCGAACCTCTTCGTCGCGACGATTGCATCGTCTGCCGCGCGTCCCCGCACTCCCTCTCTCTCGTGCGGCCGCCGCGCATGCTCTTCTTTGACGTCCTGCGTCAAAAACTCAAATGGGGAGAAAGATAA
- the xseB gene encoding exodeoxyribonuclease 7 small subunit, whose protein sequence is MEPMAAEHEKHKTGEDKAREVPFEKSLAELQQIITELEQPGVPLERALELFEKGVQLSEACRRQLVEAETRIEMLLKRGQKVIPQPFGQEQK, encoded by the coding sequence ACACAAGACGGGAGAAGACAAGGCGCGCGAGGTTCCTTTCGAGAAATCCCTCGCGGAACTTCAGCAGATCATCACCGAGCTCGAGCAGCCCGGCGTCCCGCTGGAGCGGGCCCTCGAGCTGTTCGAAAAGGGCGTCCAGCTCTCCGAAGCCTGCCGGCGGCAGCTGGTGGAGGCGGAGACGCGCATCGAGATGCTTCTGAAGCGCGGACAGAAGGTCATCCCGCAACCCTTCGGCCAGGAACAAAAATGA
- a CDS encoding farnesyl-diphosphate synthase, translating to MTSSVLPLAGYLAAQVQRIDAALDRLLPPESEPPETIHRAMRYSVFAGGKRIRPILCMEAGRAVAGRDVDGIEEVACSLELIHTYSLIHDDLPALDNDDLRRGRPTSHKVFGEAMAILAGDALLTYAFEVLGRAASSRLVVELASAAGTVGGMIAGQVHDIEGENQPPTAELLERIHRAKTGALLRCSIRLGAMHAGARPEQLDALSRFGEHIGLAFQIVDDILDVTQTSEQLGKTAGKDAAQHKITFPAVYGLEVSRRMAAEQRALAHQALAPFGDAGLRLRQLADLIVDRSS from the coding sequence ATGACGTCTTCTGTTTTACCCCTCGCCGGATACCTGGCCGCGCAGGTCCAGCGCATCGACGCCGCCCTGGATCGCCTGCTGCCTCCTGAATCCGAGCCTCCGGAAACCATCCACCGGGCGATGCGCTATTCGGTTTTCGCCGGCGGCAAGCGCATCCGCCCCATCCTCTGCATGGAGGCGGGGCGCGCCGTGGCCGGCAGGGACGTGGATGGAATCGAAGAGGTCGCCTGCTCCCTCGAGCTCATCCATACGTACTCGCTGATCCACGACGACCTGCCCGCCCTCGACAACGACGACCTGCGCCGCGGGCGGCCCACGTCCCACAAGGTGTTCGGCGAGGCGATGGCGATCCTCGCCGGCGACGCGCTGCTGACATACGCCTTCGAGGTGCTCGGCCGCGCCGCTTCCTCCCGTCTCGTCGTCGAGCTGGCCAGCGCCGCCGGCACCGTCGGCGGCATGATCGCCGGGCAGGTGCACGACATCGAGGGAGAAAACCAGCCGCCCACGGCGGAGCTGCTCGAGCGCATCCACCGCGCCAAGACCGGCGCCCTGCTGCGTTGCTCCATCCGCCTCGGCGCCATGCACGCCGGCGCGCGTCCGGAACAGCTGGACGCGCTCTCCCGCTTCGGCGAACACATCGGCCTCGCATTCCAGATCGTCGACGACATCCTCGACGTCACGCAGACTTCCGAACAGCTTGGCAAGACCGCAGGCAAGGACGCCGCGCAGCACAAGATCACATTCCCGGCCGTCTACGGGCTGGAGGTCTCGCGCCGCATGGCCGCCGAACAGCGCGCCCTGGCGCATCAGGCTCTGGCGCCGTTCGGCGACGCCGGCCTGCGGCTCCGTCAGCTCGCCGACCTGATCGTCGACCGCTCCTCCTGA
- a CDS encoding TlyA family rRNA (cytidine-2'-O)-methyltransferase: MPRRRIDLLLVERSLAPSREKARALLLAGAVRVAGQTVDKPGALVDETAPIEVAEPFPWVSRGALKLIAALDHWRIDPAGRVCLDVGCSTGGFTEVLLARGAKRVHAVDVGKGQLHYRLRSDPRVALHEGVNARFLSRDIIGEDVGFAVCDVSFISATLVLPPIASVLAPPREFVVLVKPQFEAGRDQVGKGGIVRDPAVHAAAVGRVRGAAEQLGFVTDVIESPVTGAEGNKEFLLYGFDPHGRHHRQA; the protein is encoded by the coding sequence GTGCCCCGCCGCCGGATTGACCTTCTTCTCGTGGAACGATCCCTGGCGCCCTCGCGCGAGAAGGCCCGCGCCCTGCTTCTGGCTGGCGCGGTTCGCGTCGCGGGCCAGACGGTGGACAAGCCCGGCGCGCTGGTCGACGAAACCGCGCCCATCGAAGTCGCCGAACCCTTCCCCTGGGTCAGCCGCGGCGCGCTGAAGCTGATCGCCGCTCTCGACCACTGGCGGATCGATCCCGCCGGACGGGTCTGCCTCGACGTTGGCTGTTCCACGGGCGGCTTTACCGAGGTTCTGCTGGCCCGCGGCGCGAAGCGCGTGCATGCCGTCGATGTCGGCAAAGGACAGCTCCACTACCGCCTGCGGTCGGATCCTCGGGTTGCGCTCCACGAAGGCGTCAACGCGCGGTTCCTCAGCCGCGATATCATCGGCGAAGACGTTGGATTCGCCGTCTGCGACGTGAGCTTCATCTCCGCTACACTTGTGCTGCCCCCGATCGCTTCCGTGCTCGCCCCGCCCCGCGAGTTTGTGGTTCTTGTCAAGCCGCAATTTGAAGCCGGCCGGGACCAGGTGGGCAAGGGCGGCATCGTCCGCGATCCGGCCGTGCATGCCGCCGCCGTCGGGCGGGTCCGCGGGGCTGCGGAGCAGCTCGGGTTCGTCACGGACGTCATCGAAAGCCCCGTCACCGGCGCCGAGGGCAACAAGGAGTTCCTGTTGTATGGATTCGATCCGCACGGTCGGCATCATCGCCAAGCCTGA